From a region of the Streptacidiphilus albus JL83 genome:
- a CDS encoding YlxR family protein, translating into MSGRTRGRSCPERTCVGCRKRAARHDLLRVTAVEGVCVPDPRGTLPGRGAHLHPEPGCLDLALRRRAFLRAFRLQGTLDTAALERYVGALPVAGHP; encoded by the coding sequence GTGTCTGGCCGGACGCGTGGCCGATCATGCCCGGAACGCACCTGCGTCGGGTGTCGGAAACGCGCGGCCAGACATGATCTGCTGCGTGTGACGGCGGTCGAGGGCGTCTGCGTCCCCGATCCCCGGGGCACGCTGCCCGGCCGGGGCGCGCATCTGCACCCCGAACCGGGCTGCCTCGACCTGGCGCTCCGCCGCCGGGCCTTCCTGCGGGCCTTCCGCCTGCAGGGCACGCTCGACACCGCGGCACTGGAGCGGTACGTCGGGGCACTGCCCGTGGCAGGGCACCCGTAG
- the infB gene encoding translation initiation factor IF-2 — translation MAKVRVYELAKDLGVESKVVMAKLQELGEFVRSASSTIEAPVVRKLEVAFGGSATPAKPAASKPAPPKPAAATPGAPRPGAPRPAAPRPAATPGPRPVAAEAAATPAAPAAPAAPAAPRPAAAAAPGPRPAAPRPAAPAAEFSAPAPAEAPAAPAAPRPASSAPRPGATPGPRPAAAPGSRPSGPRPGNNPFTSSNTGMSRPGARPAGPGGERSGAPRPGGDRPERSGAPRPGGDRPGAPRPGGDRPERSGAPRPGGDRPGAPRPGGDRPGGAARPGGDRPAPSGLPRPQGPRPGGPSPSGMPRPNPGMMPQRPASNGGPGRPGPGGRGPGGPGGRPAGPGAAGGARPGFQGRPAGPGARPAGGGFAGRPGGGSGGGGGFGGPRPGGFSGRPGGPGARGGTQGAFGRGPNGRPARGRKSKRQRRQEYESMQAPSIGGVMLPRGNGQTVRLSHGASLTDFAEKINANPAALVSVMLNLEQMVTATQSVPDETLQLLADEMGFVLEIVSRDDEDRELLESFDIDFGEDEGDEDMLAPRPPVVTVMGHVDHGKTRLLDAIRKTNVVAGEAGGITQHIGAYQVKAEVNGEERRITFIDTPGHEAFSAMRARGAKSTDIAILVVAANDGVMPQTVEALNHAQAAGVPIVVAVNKIDVEGADPVKVRGQLTEFGLVAEEYGGDTMFVDISARQGLNIDQLLEAVVLTADASLDLRANPEQDAQGIAIEAHLDKGRGAMATVLVQRGTLRVGDSVAVGDAHGRVRAMLDENGKNVTEAGPSRPVLLLGLTSVPRAGDSFIVVDDDRTARQIAEKRSARDRNAMFARRPMRISLENLDKAIAAGGIQQLNLIVKGDVSGSVEALEDALVKLDVGEEVELRILHRGVGAITESDVDLAMGSDAIIIGFNVRAEGRARVAADKEGVDVRYYSVIYQAIEEIEAALKGLLKPEYEEVRLGSAEVREVFRSSKFGNIAGVIVREGLLRRNAKARLIRDGKVVAESLTIEGLRRFKDDATEVREGFEAGVTLGSFNDIKVDDVIETFEMREKPRA, via the coding sequence GTGGCTAAGGTCCGGGTATACGAACTCGCCAAGGATTTGGGCGTGGAGAGCAAGGTCGTCATGGCCAAGCTCCAAGAGCTCGGTGAGTTCGTGCGTTCGGCGTCCTCGACGATCGAGGCGCCTGTCGTACGAAAGTTGGAAGTTGCCTTCGGCGGGTCTGCAACCCCCGCCAAGCCGGCCGCAAGCAAGCCGGCCCCCCCGAAGCCCGCGGCGGCGACGCCCGGTGCACCCCGTCCGGGCGCCCCGCGCCCCGCAGCGCCGCGCCCCGCCGCGACCCCGGGCCCGCGCCCGGTGGCCGCCGAGGCCGCAGCGACCCCCGCCGCGCCTGCGGCACCCGCCGCCCCGGCGGCCCCGCGTCCCGCCGCAGCTGCAGCCCCGGGCCCGCGCCCGGCTGCGCCGCGTCCGGCCGCTCCGGCCGCCGAGTTCTCGGCGCCGGCCCCGGCCGAGGCGCCCGCCGCTCCCGCGGCACCGCGTCCGGCCTCGTCCGCCCCGCGTCCCGGCGCCACGCCGGGCCCGCGTCCGGCCGCAGCCCCGGGCAGCCGCCCGTCCGGCCCGCGTCCCGGTAACAACCCGTTCACCAGCAGCAACACCGGCATGTCGCGCCCCGGTGCGCGTCCGGCCGGCCCCGGCGGCGAGCGTTCCGGCGCTCCGCGTCCGGGTGGCGACCGTCCCGAGCGTTCCGGCGCCCCGCGTCCCGGTGGCGACCGTCCGGGCGCCCCGCGTCCGGGTGGCGACCGTCCCGAGCGTTCCGGCGCCCCGCGTCCCGGTGGCGACCGTCCGGGCGCCCCGCGTCCGGGTGGCGACCGTCCCGGTGGCGCCGCGCGTCCCGGTGGCGACCGTCCGGCCCCGTCCGGTCTGCCGCGCCCGCAGGGCCCGCGTCCCGGTGGGCCGAGCCCGTCCGGCATGCCGCGTCCGAACCCGGGCATGATGCCGCAGCGTCCCGCCTCCAACGGTGGTCCGGGTCGCCCCGGCCCCGGCGGTCGCGGCCCCGGCGGCCCCGGTGGCCGTCCGGCCGGTCCCGGCGCTGCCGGTGGCGCGCGTCCCGGCTTCCAGGGCCGTCCGGCCGGTCCGGGCGCACGCCCGGCCGGTGGCGGCTTCGCCGGTCGCCCGGGTGGCGGCTCCGGTGGTGGCGGCGGCTTCGGCGGCCCGCGTCCCGGCGGCTTCAGCGGCCGTCCCGGCGGCCCGGGTGCCCGTGGCGGCACGCAGGGCGCCTTCGGCCGCGGCCCGAACGGCCGTCCGGCCCGTGGTCGCAAGTCGAAGCGTCAGCGTCGTCAGGAATACGAGTCGATGCAGGCGCCGTCGATCGGTGGCGTGATGCTGCCGCGCGGCAACGGCCAGACGGTCCGGCTGTCGCACGGTGCGTCCCTCACCGACTTCGCCGAGAAGATCAACGCCAACCCGGCCGCGCTCGTCTCGGTGATGCTCAACCTGGAGCAGATGGTCACCGCGACCCAGTCCGTTCCCGACGAGACGCTGCAGCTGCTCGCGGACGAGATGGGCTTCGTCCTGGAGATCGTCAGCCGTGACGACGAGGACCGCGAGCTGCTGGAGTCCTTCGACATCGACTTCGGCGAGGACGAGGGCGACGAGGACATGCTCGCCCCGCGTCCGCCGGTGGTCACCGTCATGGGTCACGTCGACCACGGCAAGACCCGCCTGCTCGACGCGATCCGCAAGACCAACGTGGTCGCGGGCGAGGCCGGCGGCATCACCCAGCACATCGGTGCCTACCAGGTGAAGGCGGAGGTGAACGGCGAGGAGCGCCGCATCACCTTCATCGACACCCCCGGTCACGAGGCGTTCTCCGCCATGCGTGCCCGTGGTGCCAAGTCCACCGACATCGCGATCCTGGTGGTCGCGGCCAACGACGGCGTCATGCCGCAGACGGTCGAGGCGCTCAACCACGCCCAGGCCGCCGGCGTGCCGATCGTGGTCGCGGTCAACAAGATCGACGTCGAGGGCGCCGACCCGGTGAAGGTCCGCGGCCAGCTGACCGAGTTCGGGCTGGTGGCCGAGGAGTACGGCGGCGACACCATGTTCGTCGACATCTCCGCCCGCCAGGGCCTCAACATCGACCAGCTGCTCGAGGCCGTCGTGCTCACCGCCGACGCCTCGCTGGACCTGCGCGCCAACCCCGAGCAGGACGCCCAGGGCATCGCGATCGAGGCTCACCTGGACAAGGGTCGCGGCGCCATGGCGACCGTCCTGGTCCAGCGCGGCACCCTGCGCGTCGGCGACTCCGTCGCCGTCGGTGACGCGCACGGCCGCGTCCGCGCCATGCTGGACGAGAACGGCAAGAACGTCACCGAGGCGGGTCCGTCCCGTCCGGTGCTGCTGCTCGGCCTGACCTCGGTGCCCCGCGCCGGCGACAGCTTCATCGTCGTCGACGACGACCGCACCGCGCGTCAGATCGCCGAGAAGCGTTCGGCCCGTGACCGCAACGCCATGTTCGCCCGCCGTCCGATGCGGATCTCCCTGGAGAACCTGGACAAGGCGATCGCGGCCGGCGGCATCCAGCAGCTCAACCTCATCGTCAAGGGCGATGTCTCCGGTTCCGTGGAGGCCCTGGAGGACGCGCTGGTCAAGCTGGACGTGGGCGAGGAGGTCGAGCTCCGGATCCTGCACCGCGGTGTGGGTGCGATCACCGAGTCCGACGTCGACCTGGCCATGGGCTCCGACGCCATCATCATCGGCTTCAACGTGCGGGCCGAAGGCCGCGCCCGGGTCGCGGCCGACAAGGAAGGTGTGGACGTCCGGTACTACTCGGTCATCTACCAGGCGATCGAGGAGATCGAGGCGGCGCTCAAGGGCCTGCTCAAGCCGGAGTACGAGGAGGTGCGCCTCGGTTCCGCGGAGGTGCGCGAGGTCTTCCGCTCCAGCAAGTTCGGCAACATCGCGGGTGTCATCGTCCGCGAGGGCCTGCTGCGCCGCAACGCCAAGGCCCGCCTCATCCGCGACGGAAAGGTCGTGGCGGAGTCCCTCACCATCGAGGGCCTGCGCCGCTTCAAGGACGACGCGACCGAGGTCCGCGAGGGCTTCGAGGCCGGTGTCACCCTGGGGTCGTTCAACGACATCAAGGTGGACGACGTCATCGAGACCTTCGAGATGCGCGAGAAGCCGCGCGCGTAA